A portion of the Lolium rigidum isolate FL_2022 chromosome 1, APGP_CSIRO_Lrig_0.1, whole genome shotgun sequence genome contains these proteins:
- the LOC124682979 gene encoding negative regulator of systemic acquired resistance SNI1-like isoform X1: MAPSRKSPTAAATADGGVEENAMAILDTFGIKDSRDLHDDRTAFFEAVRSACLAGDSPSPPSWRMHNAVFQILQSSSSLEVTIASFHLLIELDKHYPRTYLTNSGPHQALVIVEESWSPFLPDINVARGEIGGNTRRTGHLFDPLRFGLLIEDMVEAANDTSTNNRLKRIENMVLFQYLVSTLEADFVPRNIAYKESLDWVVIRESLLSGLLRSRNLVFKSFVKNCISLLNQHQREVEAKISFESASDSDSSLTFSLLEFEREALLSVKKLFIMVINLDLIRKEADKLSMTSRADGSRNPILEVILDELPYNTINLSPFLLPAVRTRRSDDTQQDLTVENVLSLFSTAASAKAMAKKMFPEVAQLLLAHAYQACLSIQVDSSKADDATKMIGATLLEISCKFVSAFQNLRECNMDIEISQFEKEALFTAATLTMKLQNE; this comes from the exons ATGGCGCCCTCACGCAaatcgcccaccgccgccgccaccgctgatGGTGGCGTCGAGGAGAACGCGATGGCCATCCTCGACACCTTCGGCATCAAGGATTCCCGCGACCTCCACGACGACC GAACCGCCTTCTTCGAGGCCGTGCGCTCCGCCTGCCTGGCCGGCGACAGCCCCTCGCCCCCCTCTTG GAGAATGCACAATGCTGTCTTTCAGATTCTTCAAAGCAGCAGCTCTTTGGAGGTCACCATCGCAAGTTTTCATCTCTTAATAGAGCTGGACAAG CACTATCCAAGAACTTATTTGACAAATTCTGGTCCTCACCAAGCTTTAGTTATTGTTGAAGAG TCATGGTCACCGTTTCTCCCTGACATTAATGTTGCTCGCGGCGAGATTGGGGGAAACACCAGGCGCACAGGCCACCTCTTTGATCCTTTG AGATTTGGGTTACTGATCGAGGACATGGTTGAAGCAGCTAATGATACAAGTACTAATAATCGACTTAAG CGTATAGAGAACATGGTGCTGTTCCAGTATCTCGTTAGCACACTGGAGGCTGATTTTGTACCTCGTAATATTGCATATAAAG AGTCATTAGACTGGGTGGTTATCAGGGAATCTCTTTTAAGTGGGCTTCTG AGATCACGAAACCTGGTATTCAAATCGTTTGTCAAGAACTGCATATCCCTTCTGAACCAACATCAAAGAGAAGTTGAAGCTAAGATATCTTTTGAATCAGCATCCGATTCAGATTCTTCCTTAACCTTTTCATTGCTTGAATTCGAAAGAGAAGCACTTTTGTCTGTCAAAAAACTTTTCATTATG gttataaaCCTTGACTTGATTAGAAAAGAAGCAGACaaattaagcatgacttcaagagctGATGGTTCCAG GAATCCTATCTTGGAAGTTATTTTAGATGAGCTACCTTACAACACAATCAACTTATCCCCATTTCTTTTG CCTGCAGTCCGTACTCGGAGGTCAGATGATACCCAACAAGATTTGACAGTGGAAAATGTTCTGAGTTTGTTTTCAACGGCCGCAAGCGCAAAAGCTATGGCCAAGAAGATGTTTCCAGAAGTTGCCCAGCTTCTCCTAGCACATGCATATCAG GCCTGCTTGTCTATTCAAGTTGATTCTAGCAAAGCTGATGATGCAACAAAGATGATCGGTGCGACTCTCCTCGAGATATCTTGCAAGTTTGTGTCCGCTTTCCAGAATCTGAGAGAATGTAACAT GGACATTGAGATTTCGCAGTTTGAGAAAGAAGCTTTGTTTACTGCCGCAACGCTGACTATGAAGCTGCAGAATGAGTAG
- the LOC124682979 gene encoding negative regulator of systemic acquired resistance SNI1-like isoform X2 gives MAPSRKSPTAAATADGGVEENAMAILDTFGIKDSRDLHDDRTAFFEAVRSACLAGDSPSPPSWRMHNAVFQILQSSSSLEVTIASFHLLIELDKHYPRTYLTNSGPHQALVIVEESWSPFLPDINVARGEIGGNTRRTGHLFDPLRFGLLIEDMVEAANDTSTNNRLKRIENMVLFQYLVSTLEADFVPRNIAYKESLDWVVIRESLLSGLLRSRNLVFKSFVKNCISLLNQHQREVEAKISFESASDSDSSLTFSLLEFEREALLSVKKLFIMVINLDLIRKEADKLSMTSRADGSRNPILEVILDELPYNTINLSPFLLAFTEWKWKLEIILQYFLRYYGKPAVRTRRSDDTQQDLTVENVLSLFSTAASAKAMAKKMFPEVAQLLLAHAYQACLSIQVDSSKADDATKMIGATLLEISCKFVSAFQNLRECNMDIEISQFEKEALFTAATLTMKLQNE, from the exons ATGGCGCCCTCACGCAaatcgcccaccgccgccgccaccgctgatGGTGGCGTCGAGGAGAACGCGATGGCCATCCTCGACACCTTCGGCATCAAGGATTCCCGCGACCTCCACGACGACC GAACCGCCTTCTTCGAGGCCGTGCGCTCCGCCTGCCTGGCCGGCGACAGCCCCTCGCCCCCCTCTTG GAGAATGCACAATGCTGTCTTTCAGATTCTTCAAAGCAGCAGCTCTTTGGAGGTCACCATCGCAAGTTTTCATCTCTTAATAGAGCTGGACAAG CACTATCCAAGAACTTATTTGACAAATTCTGGTCCTCACCAAGCTTTAGTTATTGTTGAAGAG TCATGGTCACCGTTTCTCCCTGACATTAATGTTGCTCGCGGCGAGATTGGGGGAAACACCAGGCGCACAGGCCACCTCTTTGATCCTTTG AGATTTGGGTTACTGATCGAGGACATGGTTGAAGCAGCTAATGATACAAGTACTAATAATCGACTTAAG CGTATAGAGAACATGGTGCTGTTCCAGTATCTCGTTAGCACACTGGAGGCTGATTTTGTACCTCGTAATATTGCATATAAAG AGTCATTAGACTGGGTGGTTATCAGGGAATCTCTTTTAAGTGGGCTTCTG AGATCACGAAACCTGGTATTCAAATCGTTTGTCAAGAACTGCATATCCCTTCTGAACCAACATCAAAGAGAAGTTGAAGCTAAGATATCTTTTGAATCAGCATCCGATTCAGATTCTTCCTTAACCTTTTCATTGCTTGAATTCGAAAGAGAAGCACTTTTGTCTGTCAAAAAACTTTTCATTATG gttataaaCCTTGACTTGATTAGAAAAGAAGCAGACaaattaagcatgacttcaagagctGATGGTTCCAG GAATCCTATCTTGGAAGTTATTTTAGATGAGCTACCTTACAACACAATCAACTTATCCCCATTTCTTTTG GCTTTCACGGAATGGAAGTGGAAACTGGAGATTATTTTGCAGTACTTTTTAAGATACTATGGCAAG CCTGCAGTCCGTACTCGGAGGTCAGATGATACCCAACAAGATTTGACAGTGGAAAATGTTCTGAGTTTGTTTTCAACGGCCGCAAGCGCAAAAGCTATGGCCAAGAAGATGTTTCCAGAAGTTGCCCAGCTTCTCCTAGCACATGCATATCAG GCCTGCTTGTCTATTCAAGTTGATTCTAGCAAAGCTGATGATGCAACAAAGATGATCGGTGCGACTCTCCTCGAGATATCTTGCAAGTTTGTGTCCGCTTTCCAGAATCTGAGAGAATGTAACAT GGACATTGAGATTTCGCAGTTTGAGAAAGAAGCTTTGTTTACTGCCGCAACGCTGACTATGAAGCTGCAGAATGAGTAG